The sequence GACGGCCACGTGGCCGCCCTGCTCGCCGCCGCGGACCACAACCGGTACGCGGCCGTGGTCGCCGCGGCCGCCGCCGCCTGGGTGGACGTGCTGCGCGGGATGGTCGACCCGGTCCGGGTGGAGGCCGCCGCCCGCGGCCTGCACGACGCCGGACTCTGCTGGGACGGCGCCCGCCTCGCCGGGCAGGCGGCGATCCGCACCTCGGACCGGCGGGCGATGACCACGCTGCTCGACTGCGCCCGGATGCTGCAGGGTCGGCCGGCGGGGGCGAAGCCCGGGCAGCAGCCGGCGTCCGTCGACGCCCTCGCCGGCCCGGCCCCGCACCGGCTCAGCGACCGGGAGCGGGAGGTCGCGGAGCTGGTGCTGGCCGGATTGACCTACCGGGAGATCGGGGACCGGCTGTTCATCTCCGCCAAGACCGTCGAGCACCACGTCGCCCGGATGCGGTCCCGGCTGGACTGCGCCAACCGGACGGAGCTGCTGGCCCTGCTGCGGACGATCCTGGCCGACCGGTCGCGCCAGGCGGCCGGACAGCCCTGGCCGGAACGGTCCGTTTCGTGAGCCGGCCCCGCACCGGCGACCACGGCATGCGGCGACCACGGCATGCGGACCCTGCTCGCCGCGCTGGCGGCGGCCCACGGTGGACCGCCGCCCCGGCTCGACATCGCCGACCCCCCGCAGACGCCACCACGACCCGCAGCAGAGGACGACAGATGATCCCCCACAATGGCGCCCCGGACGACCTGGAACGGTCCTCGACGGCGATGAGCGGAGACCCCGATGCCGACCGCCGACGACCCTGACGAGGCGTGGTACGACGACGACGCCGGGCTCCTGGTCCGGCCGTACGTGGTGACCCGCGCGACCGGCGCGGACGACGGCCCGCATCTCGACCTCATGACCGTGGTCGTGGCCCGGGCTGCGGTTCCCGCGGCCACGCCGCTCTTTCCCGAACAGGCGCGAATCCTCGAGCTGTGCCGGCGTCCACTGTCGGTGGCGGAGGTCGGCGCGCAACTGGACCTGCCGCTGGGTACGGTTCGGGTACTGCTCGGTGAGCTGCTGGACGCCGGGCTGATCGAGACGCACGTGTCGCCGACGCTGTCCGAGCTGCCGTCCCGGGAGCTACTCGAAGCGATGCTCACCGGGCTCCAGGCGCTGTGACCTACAGCGTGGGCCGGGGACGAGCGACGGTGAAGGATCTGAGGGAGAAGAGCACGTGCCGTCATCACCGCCTCAGCCACGGCGGACCGTAGCGGTCATCCTGCTCGACCGGATCGTGGCCCTGGCCGGGCACGTGCGGCGCGCCATCGGCGGCCTCGGGGCCTCGTCCCGGCGTACCCGGGTCCTGCTGGCCGCCTCGCTGGTGGTCCTGGTCGCGACGGCGGCCTCCGTCGTCCTGGTCCTGCGGACGCCGGAGCGGCTGGCTCCCGTGGCCCTCGACCCGCCGCCGGACGTCGCCCTGCCCACCGACCCCGCGGTCGGTGGGCCCGACCCGCAGGCCAGGCCGGCCGCCTCCAGCCCGGCGGCGGCGAGGCGGACGACGGCCGCGGCGGGCCCGCCGGTCGCCGCGGCGGCCCCGCCGGCCACGGCGCCGTCCGCGCGCACCCCGTCGGCGGCGGGGTCGAGCAGCCCGGCGGCGTTGCGCGCCGCCTTCGCCATCGAGGAGCGGGCCCTGTTCAGCTACGGCGCCGACGTGACCATCAGCAACGCCGGTCGGACGCGGGTGACGAACTGGACCCTGGTCATCACGCTGCCTCGGGAATCCCTCGAAGTCTCCTCGGTCACCGGCGCCCGAGCCACCCGCGAGGGCGCGATCTGGACCTTCGTGCCGGACGGGACGACCGCAGAGGTGGCCGCCGAGAGCTCTGTCCAGGTCACCTTCCGGGTCAGCGGCGCGCCGATCAGCTCGACTCCCACGGCCTGCACCATCGACGGAGCGGCCTGCACCGGCCTGCCCGACTGACGGCTGCCGGCTCGCCGGCCGGTGACATCGGCGGCGGGCCGCCCCGGACGGGTGACGCCGACCGAGCGGACGGCGGTGCGTCGTGATCGCTGGCTAGGCTCAGCGACGTTGCGTCGCGGCAACGGAACACCTGACCGCTCCGCTCGCACGGCAGCCGCCTGCCTGATCCGGCTGCACGGCGGCGACAGCCGCCGTCGATTCCTCTGGTGGATGCGGAGGGCGTCTGATGGACCCGGGCATGTTCCCGGCTCCGCTCTGGGCCTGGGCCGCGATCGGGGCCGTTATCGCCGTCATGCTCGCGGCGGACGTGCTCTCCCACCGCGACAACCACGTGATCGAGCTACGGGAAGCGCTGATCTGGAGCGGCGTCTGGATCGCCGCCGGACTGGCCTTCGGCCTGATCGTCTGGGTGGGGTGGGGCGGCGAGCCGGCGGTCGCGTACTACTCCGGCTACCTGCTGGAGAAGGCGCTCTCCGTCGACAACGTCTTCGTCTTCGCGCTGCTGTTCGGCTACTTCCGGGTGCCCGAGAAGTACCAGCACAAGGTGTTGTTCTGGGGTGTGGTCGGCGCGCTCGCGTTCCGACTGGTCTTCATCTTCGCCGGAGCGGAACTGCTGCACCGGTTGACCTTCGCCGGGTTCGTGCTCGGGGCGTTCCTGATCTGGACCGGGTGGCGCCTGGCGGTACGCGGCGAGCCCGACGTCGACCCCGACCGCAACGTCGTGGTCCGGTTCTTCCGACGGGTGGTACCGACCGAACAGCGGTACCACGGCGACCGGTTCACCGTCCGGGTCGACAGCCGGCGGCGGGCAACGCTGCTGCTGGTGGCGCTGGTGGCGATCGAGGCGACCGACGTGGTGTTCGCGATCGACTCCGTGGCGGCGATCCTGGCCATCACCACCAACACCTTCCTCGTCTGGACGGCGACGGCGTTCGCCGTGCTGGGGCTGCGCAGCCTCTACTTCTGTCTGGCCGGACTGCTGCGGCACTTCGGCCACCTGCGCTACGGCCTGGCGGTGCTGCTGGCGTTCGCCGGGGCGAAGCTGATCCTGGCCGAGACGCCGGTGGGCACGCTGCCGCTCTGGCTCACCCTGCTGGTGGTGGTACTGACCCTGTCGGTGTCGATCGGCTGGAGCGTGCTGGCGGCCCGCCGGGACCGGCGCCGCCACGCCGGCGGCTGAGGCGCTGCGCGTCACCTGACGTAGTAGAAGTCGGCCGCCTCCCGGCCCGCGCCGGCGCCTTGATCTGCGGTGCCTTCCCGTGGCCGCTCATCGTGGTGGTCATCGTCAGCTTCGGGCCCGCGCTGGGAGTGAGCTCCACCTTGATCGAGGTGACCCAGCCCTGGTCGTCGGTCGTGATCGTGAACGGCGACAGGGGCATACCGAGCGAGACGATGCTCGGCGCGCCCACCGGGAGAAACGACTGCACGTTCGCACCGTCGGGGTCGAAGCGGCCGGTCCAAAAGTGCGGGCCGGTCCGCTGCACCGAGGTGATCGTCGAGGTGAACGTCTTCAGGCCGGTCGGGTCGGCCCAGTCGAAGCGCAGGAAGGGGTCGTCCCGCTTCACCCGCTTCAGGTCGACGTGCACCCAGTCCTTCTCGTCGGACGGCCGTACGTAGCTGTCCGTCCCGATCACGATCCGGCTACCCGCCGAGGGGTACTTCCCGCCGGTGACCGCGATCGTCGACAGGAAGCGGCGCGCCTTCGGGTCGAAGACGCCGGTGCCCTTGACGGTCTCCCTCGGGCAGGTCGCCGCGCACCGCGTACCGGTGGGCGACGCCCTGCGACCGCTGCAACGCCTCGACCAACTCGACCCGAGCGGTGTCGGGCGTCGGAGACGGGGTGGCCCTTCCGGCCCGGACCGTCGGCTCGGCCCGGGTGGGCTCCGCCGACCCGGTGCACCCACCCGCGACGAGCAGGACGCCGGCCAGACCCAGCGTGAACAGCGTGGTGCGATGGTTCATGGCGATTCCCCCGTGGCGCCCGGCCGGGTGGCCGGACGAGGGCACGATAGGGAACGATCGGTGCTGGTGGTGGCCCCTGGCCACCGGCGGCGGCCGGGCCCGGTCCTCGTCGCTCAGCCGTCGATGTCGACGATGACCTTGCCGGCACTGGTGGCGCCGGCGACCAGCGCGTGGGCGTCCATGACCGTGTCGAGCGTGAACCGCCGTGGGTCCAGTCGTGGCCGCAGCGCCCCGGCGTCGGCCAGGGTCGCGGCCTCCCGCAGGATCTCGCCGTGGTGCTCACGACCGTGCCCGGTCAACATCGGTAGCAGGGTGAACACCCCGGAGTAGGTCGCGCCCCGGAACGACAGCGGCGCGAGCGAGTGCGACCCCCAGCCCAGCGCGCTGACGACGTGCCCGTGATAGGTACGCACAGCGGCGAACGACGCGTCGAGTGTCGCGCCGCCGACGTTGTCGGCGATGATGTCGAAGCCTTCACCCGCGGTGTACCTGCCGACGTACTCCTCGACGCTGGTCGACGTGTAGTCGATCGGCACCGCGCCGAGGCTCTCGATTACGCCCATGCTCGCCGGCGCGCCGGTCGCGTACACCTCGGCGCCGCGGGCCAGGGCAAGCTGAACGCCGACGTGGCCGACGCCGCCGGCACCTCCGTGGACCAGTACCTTCTGCCCGGCGCGGACCCCGGCCCGGTCGACCAGCCCCTCCCAGGAGGTGATCACGGCCAGCGGCAGCGCGGCGGCCGCACGCATCGACAGCGTCCGCGGCTTGCGCGCCAGCAGTCGGGCGTCCACGGCGGCGTACTCGGCCAGCGAGCCCTGCAGGTCGCCCACCCCGCCGGTGAGCCCGTACACCTCATCGCCCAGCTCGAAGCCGGTCACCTCCGGGCCCAGCGCGGCGACGACGCCGGCGAGGTCCAGGCCGAGCACCGCCGGCAGTCCGATGCGCGCGTGCGGGGCCCTCCCGGCTGGATCTTGGTGTCGAGCGGGTTCACCCCGCTGGCCATGACACGCACCAGCACCTGACCGGCGCCGGCGACGGGTTGGTCGATCTGTTCGGCCCTCAGCGGGGTACCGAACTCTCGAAGCACTGCGGCAAGCATGACTCTCCACGCCGTCCTCGACGAGGCGTCAGGCGGACGCTGCGTGACTGGGTTGCCACCCGGGCGGCTTCTGGGCGGCTACCGAACCTCGATGCGTTCTCAACCTGGCCGTACTCGTTCCGCTTCCTGCTCCGCGAGCCAGTCGTCGAAGGTCGTGGGTGCGATCCGGGCATCCGGTCCCGGCAACAGCACGTTTCCGGCCATGTCCGGGCCGAGGATCGCCTCCCAGGTGGGGACGATCTTCATGTCGCGTCCCATCGCCTGGTGGGTCCGGCGGGCCATGTCCACGAGGTCGTGACGATCGGGGCCGGCCATACCAGGATGGCGTCCCTGCGGTGATCCAC comes from Micromonospora purpureochromogenes and encodes:
- a CDS encoding zinc-binding dehydrogenase; protein product: MESHACRSASRVRYPAEGRTDRPTRRRRRSGAGACHGQRGEPARHQDPAGRAPHARIGLPAVLGLDLAGVVAALGPEVTGFELGDEVYGLTGGVGDLQGSLAEYAAVDARLLARKPRTLSMRAAAALPLAVITSWEGLVDRAGVRAGQKVLVHGGAGGVGHVGVQLALARGAEVYATGAPASMGVIESLGAVPIDYTSTSVEEYVGRYTAGEGFDIIADNVGGATLDASFAAVRTYHGHVVSALGWGSHSLAPLSFRGATYSGVFTLLPMLTGHGREHHGEILREAATLADAGALRPRLDPRRFTLDTVMDAHALVAGATSAGKVIVDIDG
- a CDS encoding cellulose binding domain-containing protein, encoding MPSSPPQPRRTVAVILLDRIVALAGHVRRAIGGLGASSRRTRVLLAASLVVLVATAASVVLVLRTPERLAPVALDPPPDVALPTDPAVGGPDPQARPAASSPAAARRTTAAAGPPVAAAAPPATAPSARTPSAAGSSSPAALRAAFAIEERALFSYGADVTISNAGRTRVTNWTLVITLPRESLEVSSVTGARATREGAIWTFVPDGTTAEVAAESSVQVTFRVSGAPISSTPTACTIDGAACTGLPD
- a CDS encoding DUF742 domain-containing protein, encoding MPTADDPDEAWYDDDAGLLVRPYVVTRATGADDGPHLDLMTVVVARAAVPAATPLFPEQARILELCRRPLSVAEVGAQLDLPLGTVRVLLGELLDAGLIETHVSPTLSELPSRELLEAMLTGLQAL
- a CDS encoding TerC/Alx family metal homeostasis membrane protein; translated protein: MFPAPLWAWAAIGAVIAVMLAADVLSHRDNHVIELREALIWSGVWIAAGLAFGLIVWVGWGGEPAVAYYSGYLLEKALSVDNVFVFALLFGYFRVPEKYQHKVLFWGVVGALAFRLVFIFAGAELLHRLTFAGFVLGAFLIWTGWRLAVRGEPDVDPDRNVVVRFFRRVVPTEQRYHGDRFTVRVDSRRRATLLLVALVAIEATDVVFAIDSVAAILAITTNTFLVWTATAFAVLGLRSLYFCLAGLLRHFGHLRYGLAVLLAFAGAKLILAETPVGTLPLWLTLLVVVLTLSVSIGWSVLAARRDRRRHAGG